From one Populus alba chromosome 17, ASM523922v2, whole genome shotgun sequence genomic stretch:
- the LOC118032436 gene encoding putative disease resistance RPP13-like protein 1, giving the protein MEHLLTQQNTDGSNLCAVPIVGMAGIGKTTFAQLLYNDKRVDECFKLKPWVWASQQFDVNRIIKDILDKIDASTCPTKEPDESLMEAVKGKKLLLVLDDAWNIKYNEWDKLLLPLRYVEQGSKIVVTTRDEDVARVTQTVIPFHRLNVISDEYCWKLFARDAFSGVNSGAVSHLEAFGREIVRKCKGLPLAAKTLGGLLHSVGDVRQWEKISNSSMWGSSNENIPPALTLSYYYLPSHLKRCFAYCAILQKGCLFKKDGLITKWMAHSFLVQPRGVEELEDIGEKYFDDLVSRSLFQQSTDDSIFSMHDLISDLAEYASGEFCFKLGINESGSRLEGEHSCSLPERTRYLSITSGAANGGGRRMFRSIHGVQHLRALFPPNCFCEGDIEALNDILPNLKRLRMLSLCHLKDISSELLNSIGNLKHLRHLDLSCTAIERLPESVCTLYYLQTLLLQRCRHLMELPSNLSNLVDLQHLDIEGTKLKEMPSKMGKLTQLRILESYIVGKDSGSSMKELGKLSHIRKKLSIRNLRDVANAQDALNADLKGKKKIEELGLMWDGNTDDTRHEREVLERLEPSENVKQLVITGYGGTTFPGWLGKSSFSNMVKLKLYGCTYCTSLPPLGQLPSLEELEIEGFDEVVAVGSEFYRSDPSMEKPFKSLKMLKFEGMKKWQEWKTDVDGAFPHLAELRIKHCPKLTNALPSHLPCLWRLYIQECPQLVVSIPEAPMLYLINVSEGDGSRINGLTGQLGISDQPSTPCLHFKRDPQLKGMEQMSHLDASLFTDIKIEECSSFKCCQLDFLPQVSALTIEHCLNLESLCIGERPVPALCHLTISHCPNLVSFPKGGLAAPDLTSLVLTGNDVESFEEETLPSTLTTLEINRLENLKSLDYMGLYHLTSLQRLCILGCPKLESISELALPSSLQYLYLRNLESLDYMGLHHLTSLDTLKIKSCPKLEFISEQVLPSSLEYQGLHHLTSLRNLSIESYPKLEHISEQALPSSLECLHLCKLESLNCIGLQHLTSLHKLKIGSCPKLESLQGLPSSLEFFQLRDQQDRDYKELRALSSLRKMKIRRSLKLESLQEGTLPSSLEDLEIGDLEDVEFKGFQHLTSLRELHICSSPKLEYVPGEKLPSSLVSLKISDLINLKSVMGLQHLTSLRELIIRDCPKLAYLPEEELSLSLCRDISGCPLFYHQSPSCCIS; this is encoded by the exons ATGGAGCACTTGTTGACACAACAAAACACGGATGGCTCAAATTTATGTGCGGTCCCTATTGTGGGCATGGCCGGAATTGGTAAAACCACTTTTGCTCAGCTTCTCTACAACGACAAAAGGGTAGATGAGTGCTTCAAGCTCAAACCCTGGGTCTGGGCTTCGCAACAATTTGACGTCAACAGGATTATTAAGGATATTCTTGATAAGATCGACGCAAGTACTTGCCCCACCAAAGAACCAGATGAATCTCTAATGGAGGCAGTGAAAGGGAAGAAACTTCTTCTTGTTCTAGATGATGCGTGGAACATCAAGTACAATGAATGGGATAAACTACTGCTACCTTTGCGGTATGTGGAGCAAGGAAGTAAGATTGTCGTCACAACACGGGATGAAGATGTAGCAAGAGTCACGCAAACTGTCATCCCCTTTCACCGCTTGAATGTAATAAGCGATGAATATTGCTGGAAGTTGTTTGCAAGGGATGCATTTAGTGGTGTAAATTCTGGAGCAGTCTCACACTTGGAAGCATTTGGCAGAGAAATAGTGAGAAAATGCAAAGGTTTACCGCTGGCTGCGAAAACTCTTGGGGGTCTTTTGCACTCCGTAGGAGATGTCAGGCAATGGGAGAAGATATCCAATAGCAGTATGTGGGGTTCGTCGAATGAAAACATCCCTCCAGCTCTAACATTGAGCTATTATTATCTCCCTTCGCACCTGAAACGTTGTTTTGCTTATTGTGCAATATTACAGAAGGGTTGTTTATTCAAGAAGGATGGATTAATCACTAAATGGATGGCACATAGTTTTCTAGTCCAGCCCAGAGGCGTTGAGGAGTTGGAAGATAtaggtgaaaaatactttgatgatCTCGTCTCCAGGTCACTTTTCCAGCAATCAACTGATGATTCTATTTTCAGCATGCATGACCTCATAAGTGATTTAGCTGAATACGCGTCTGGAGAATTTTGCTTTAAGCTTGGTATTAATGAATCGGGCTCTAGGTTGGAGGGTGAACATTCATGCTCGCTTCCAGAAAGGACTCGTTATTTATCAATCACTTCAGGGGCAGCAAATGGCGGAGGACGTCGGATGTTTCGTAGCATTCATGGAGTCCAACATTTGCGCGCCTTGTTTCCGCCGAATTGTTTTTGTGAAGGTGATATTGAGGCACTGAATGACATCTTGCCAAATCTGAAGCGCTTGCGAATGCTATCTTTATGTCATCTAAAAGATATTTCTTCTGAGTTGCTCAATTCCATTGGCAACTTAAAACATTTGCGGCACTTGGACCTTTCTTGCACCGCCATTGAAAGGTTGCCCGAAAGTGTGTGCACCTTGTACTATTTGCAAACTTTATTGTTACAGAGGTGCCGACATCTCATGGAGTTGCCATCCAACCTTTCCAACTTGGTCGACTTACAACATCTTGATATTGAAGGGACAAAGTTGAAAGAAATGCCATCAAAAATGGGGAAACTCACACAGCTTCGAATTTTGGAATCTTACATCGTCGGAAAAGATAGCGGGTCTAGCATGAAAGAGTTGGGGAAGCTCTCACATATAAGGAAAAAACTTTCTATTCGGAATCTCAGAGATGTTGCAAATGCTCAAGATGCTTTGAATGCCGATTTGAAGGgtaagaagaagattgaggaGTTGGGGTTGATGTGGGATGGCAATACGGATGACACGCGGCACGAGAGAGAAGTACTTGAGAGATTGGAGCCTTCTGAAAATGTGAAACAGCTTGTCATTACTGGTTACGGGGGTACAACGTTTCCAGGCTGGCTTGGAAAGTCTTCTTTCTCAAATATGGTAAAGTTGAAACTTTATGGATGTACGTACTGCACCTCTTTACCACCATTGGGGCAGCTGCCATCTCTAGAAGAGCTCGAAATTGAAGGATTTGATGAAGTCGTGGCAGTTGGTTCTGAGTTCTATAGAAGTGACCCTTCGATGGAGAAGCCATTTAAATCCCTCAAAATGTTAAAGTTTGAGGGGATGAAAAAATGGCAGGAATGGAAAACGGATGTAGATGGTGCTTTCCCTCATCTTGCAGAGCTCCGCATAAAACATTGCCCCAAGTTAACAAATGCCTTGCCTAGTCACCTTCCTTGTTTATGGAGGCTTTATATTCAAGAATGTCCACAGCTTGTGGTTTCAATTCCAGAGGCACCCATGCTCTACTTAATCAATGTATCTGAGGGCGATGGAAGTCGTATAAATGGGCTAACAGGACAGCTTGGGATATCAGATCAACCATCCACGCCGTGCCTTCATTTTAAACGAGATCCCCAGCTAAAGGGAATGGAGCAAATGAGTCATTTGGATGCCTCTCTTTTCACCGATATCAAAATCGAGGAATGTAGTTCATTTAAGTGCTGCCAGCTAGACTTTTTACCCCAGGTATCCGCACTTACCATTGAACATTGTCTCAATCTGGAATCCCTTTGTATAGGCGAGAGACCTGTCCCTGCTCTCTGTCATCTGACAATCAGTCACTGTCCTAATTTAGTTTCTTTCCCCAAAGGAGGACTAGCTGCCCCAGATTTGACAAGCCTTGT ATTAACTGGGAACGACGTGGAGTCTTTTGAAGAGGAGACGTTGCCCTCTACTCTTACTACCCTCGAAATCAATCGTCTGGAAAACCTGAAATCTCTGGACTACATGGGGCTTTATCACCTCACATCTCTTCAGAGATTGTGTATCTTGGGCTGCCCTAAGCTTGAGTCCATATCAGAACTGGCGCTTCCCTCCTCCCTCCAATACCTTTATCTCAGAAATCTAGAATCTCTGGACTACATGGGGCTTCATCACCTCACCTCTCTTGACACATTGAAGATCAAGAGTTGCCCTAAACTTGAGTTCATATCAGAACAGGTGCTGCCCTCCTCCCTTGAATACCAGGGGCTTCATCACCTCACCTCTCTTAGAAATTTGAGTATCGAGAGTTACCCTAAACTTGAGCACATATCAGAACAGGCGCTGCCCTCCTCCCTTGAATGCCTTCATCTCTGTAAACTGGAATCTCTGAACTGCATTGGGCTTCAGCACCTCACCTCTCTTCACAAATTGAAGATCGGGAGTTGTCCTAAACTTGAATCGTTGCAGGGGCTGCCTTCCTCCCTTGAATTCTTTCAGTTAAGGGATCAGCAAGACCGGGACTACAAGGAGCTTCGAGCCCTCTCCTCTCTTCGTAAAATGAAGATAAGGAGGAGCCTGAAGCTTGAGTCCCTTCAAGAAGGCACACTTCCCTCCTCCCTTGAAGACCTTGAAATCGGGGATTTGGAAGATGTGGAATTTAAGGGGTTTCAGCACCTTACCTCTCTTCGTGAATTACATATATGTAGTTCTCCTAAGCTGGAGTACGTGCCAGGAGAGAAGCTGCCCTCCTCCCTTGTATCTCTTAAAATATCAGATCTGATAAATCTGAAATCTGTGATGGGGCTTCAGCACCTCACCTCTCTTCGCGAACTGATTATCCGGGATTGTCCTAAGCTTGCGTACTTGCCAGAAGAAGAGCTGTCCTTATCACTATGTCGTGATATTAGTGGTTGTCCACTTTTTTATCATCAATCACCCAGCTGTTGCATTAGTTAG